A genomic window from Micromonospora violae includes:
- a CDS encoding DNA-directed RNA polymerase subunit beta, with product MAASRPAKTSRTSSAFAPRRVSFGRITEHLEVPNLLAIQNESFDWLVGNEAWQGRSADDPHARSGLAEILEEISPIEDFSGTMSLSFSAPRFDEVKASIEECKEKDLTYCAPLFVTAEFTNNTTGEIKSQTVFMGDFPMMTPKGTFVINGTERVVVSQLVRSPGVYFDKQPDKTSDRDLSSVKVIPSRGAWLEFDIDKRDTVGVRIDRKRRQAVTVLLKAIGWSAERIRERFGWSELMMTTLEKDHIAGADEALLDIYRKLRPGEPPTRENAQTLLDNLFFNPKRYDVAKVGRYKFNKKLEVDVPITTGTLTEDDIVATVEYLCRLHAGEDGYEADDIDHFGNRRLRTVGELIQNQVRVGLSRMERVVRERMTTQDVEAITPQTLINIRPVVAAIKEFFGTSQLSQFMDQTNPLAGLTHRRRLSALGPGGLSRERAGFEVRDVHPSHYGRMCPIETPEGPNIGLIGALSTFARVNPFGFIETPYRKVVDGRVTDQIDYLTADEEDRFVKAQANARLKADGTFAEDRVLCRRKGGETEDVVPAAVDYMDVSPRQMTSVATAMIPFLEHDDANRALMGANMQRQAVPLVKAEAPLVGTGMEYRAAVDAGDVVVAEVGGVIEDLCADYVTIHQDDGHRRTYLLHKFRRSNAGSCVNQKPVVFEGDRVEAGQVIADGPCTDEGEMALGRNLLVAFMCWEGHNYEDAIILSQRLVQQDVLTSIHIEEHEVDARDTKLGPEEITRDIPNVSEEMLADLDERGIIRIGAEVVPGDILVGKVTPKGETELTPEERLLRAIFGEKAREVRDTSLKVPHGETGTVIGVRTFSREDGDELPPGVNELVRVYVAQKRKIQDGDKLAGRHGNKGVISKILPVEDMPFLEDGTPVDIVLNPLGVPSRMNIGQVLETHLGWVAKTGWKVEGDDAEWKRQLRSIDAHESEGDTNVATPVFDGAREEEISGLLESTLPNRDGKQLIGRTGKAQLFDGRSGEPLPDPIAVGYVYILKLNHLVDDKIHARSTGPYSMITQQPLGGKAQFGGQRFGEMECWAMQAYGAAYALQELLTIKSDDVLGRVKVYEAIVKGENIPEPGIPESFKVLLKELQSLCLNVEVLSSDGVALEMRETDDEVFRAAEELGIDLSRREPSSVEEV from the coding sequence CCCGCCCTGCGAAGACCAGTCGTACGTCGAGCGCATTCGCTCCCCGCCGAGTTTCATTCGGCAGGATCACCGAACACCTCGAGGTCCCCAACCTCCTTGCCATCCAGAACGAGTCCTTCGACTGGCTCGTCGGCAACGAGGCTTGGCAGGGCCGGTCGGCGGACGACCCGCACGCACGATCGGGTCTCGCGGAGATCCTTGAAGAGATCAGTCCCATTGAGGACTTCTCCGGCACCATGTCGCTCTCCTTCTCAGCGCCGCGCTTCGACGAGGTCAAGGCCTCGATCGAGGAGTGCAAGGAGAAGGACCTGACCTACTGCGCTCCGCTCTTCGTGACCGCGGAGTTCACCAACAACACCACTGGCGAGATCAAGAGCCAGACGGTGTTCATGGGTGACTTCCCGATGATGACGCCCAAGGGCACCTTCGTCATCAACGGCACCGAGCGCGTCGTGGTCAGCCAGCTCGTCCGGTCTCCGGGCGTGTACTTCGACAAGCAGCCGGACAAGACCTCCGACCGCGACCTCTCCAGCGTCAAGGTCATCCCGAGTCGGGGTGCCTGGCTGGAGTTCGACATCGACAAGCGCGACACGGTCGGCGTACGCATCGACCGTAAGCGTCGGCAGGCCGTCACCGTCCTGCTCAAGGCCATCGGATGGTCGGCCGAGCGGATCCGTGAGCGGTTCGGCTGGTCCGAGCTGATGATGACCACGCTCGAGAAGGACCACATCGCCGGCGCCGATGAGGCGCTGCTCGACATCTACCGCAAGCTGCGCCCTGGCGAGCCGCCGACGCGCGAGAACGCCCAGACCCTGCTCGACAACCTCTTCTTCAACCCGAAGAGGTACGACGTCGCCAAGGTCGGGCGCTACAAGTTCAACAAGAAGCTCGAAGTCGACGTGCCGATCACCACCGGCACGCTGACCGAGGACGACATCGTCGCCACCGTGGAGTACCTGTGCCGGCTGCACGCCGGTGAGGACGGCTACGAGGCCGACGACATCGACCACTTCGGCAACCGGCGCCTCCGTACCGTGGGCGAGCTGATCCAGAACCAGGTTCGGGTCGGCCTGTCCCGGATGGAGCGGGTCGTCCGTGAGCGGATGACCACGCAGGACGTCGAGGCGATCACCCCGCAGACCCTGATCAACATCCGCCCGGTGGTGGCGGCGATCAAGGAGTTCTTCGGGACGTCCCAGCTGTCCCAGTTCATGGACCAGACCAACCCGCTGGCGGGCCTGACCCACCGGCGTCGGCTGAGTGCGCTCGGCCCGGGTGGTCTGTCCCGGGAGCGGGCCGGCTTCGAGGTCCGCGACGTGCACCCGTCCCACTACGGCCGGATGTGCCCGATCGAGACGCCGGAAGGCCCGAACATCGGCCTGATCGGCGCGCTGTCCACCTTCGCCCGGGTCAACCCGTTCGGCTTCATCGAGACGCCGTACCGGAAGGTCGTCGACGGTCGGGTCACCGACCAGATCGACTACCTGACCGCAGACGAGGAGGACCGGTTCGTCAAGGCCCAGGCCAACGCGCGCCTGAAGGCGGACGGCACGTTCGCCGAGGACCGGGTGCTCTGCCGTCGTAAGGGCGGCGAGACCGAGGACGTCGTCCCCGCCGCCGTCGACTACATGGACGTCTCGCCCCGGCAGATGACCTCGGTCGCGACCGCGATGATTCCGTTCCTCGAGCACGACGACGCCAACCGGGCACTGATGGGCGCGAACATGCAGCGCCAGGCGGTGCCGCTGGTCAAGGCCGAGGCGCCGCTCGTGGGTACGGGCATGGAGTACCGGGCCGCGGTCGACGCTGGCGACGTGGTGGTCGCCGAGGTCGGCGGTGTGATCGAGGATCTCTGCGCCGACTACGTCACCATCCACCAGGATGACGGCCACCGCCGGACGTACCTGCTGCACAAGTTCCGCCGCTCCAACGCCGGCTCCTGCGTCAACCAGAAGCCGGTCGTCTTCGAGGGCGACCGCGTCGAGGCCGGTCAGGTCATCGCCGACGGTCCGTGCACCGACGAGGGCGAGATGGCGCTCGGACGCAACCTGCTGGTGGCGTTCATGTGCTGGGAGGGCCACAACTACGAGGACGCGATCATCCTGTCGCAGCGCCTCGTGCAGCAGGACGTGCTCACCTCGATCCACATCGAGGAGCACGAGGTCGACGCTCGGGACACCAAGCTCGGTCCGGAGGAGATCACCCGCGACATCCCGAACGTCAGCGAGGAAATGCTCGCTGACCTCGACGAGCGCGGCATCATCCGGATCGGTGCCGAGGTCGTCCCCGGTGACATCCTGGTCGGCAAGGTCACGCCCAAGGGTGAGACCGAGCTGACCCCGGAGGAGCGGCTGCTCCGCGCGATCTTCGGTGAGAAGGCGCGTGAGGTTCGGGACACCTCGCTGAAGGTGCCGCACGGCGAGACCGGCACGGTCATCGGTGTGCGTACCTTCTCCCGCGAGGACGGCGACGAGTTGCCGCCGGGCGTCAACGAGCTGGTCCGGGTCTACGTCGCCCAGAAGCGCAAGATCCAGGACGGCGACAAGCTCGCCGGCCGGCACGGCAACAAGGGCGTCATCTCGAAGATCCTGCCGGTCGAGGACATGCCGTTCCTGGAGGACGGCACCCCGGTCGACATCGTGCTCAACCCGCTCGGTGTGCCGAGCCGGATGAACATCGGTCAGGTTCTGGAGACCCACCTCGGTTGGGTCGCCAAGACCGGTTGGAAGGTCGAGGGCGACGACGCCGAGTGGAAGCGCCAGCTCCGCTCGATCGACGCGCACGAGTCCGAGGGGGACACCAACGTGGCCACCCCGGTCTTCGACGGTGCCCGCGAGGAGGAGATCTCCGGTCTGCTCGAGTCGACCCTGCCCAACCGGGACGGCAAGCAGCTGATCGGTCGTACCGGCAAGGCGCAGCTGTTCGACGGTCGTTCCGGTGAGCCGCTGCCGGACCCGATCGCGGTCGGCTACGTCTACATCCTGAAGCTCAACCACCTGGTCGACGACAAGATCCACGCTCGGTCGACCGGCCCGTACTCGATGATCACGCAGCAGCCGCTGGGTGGTAAGGCGCAGTTCGGTGGTCAGCGTTTCGGTGAGATGGAGTGCTGGGCGATGCAGGCGTACGGCGCTGCCTACGCCCTGCAGGAGCTGCTCACGATCAAGTCCGACGACGTGCTCGGCCGGGTGAAGGTCTACGAGGCCATCGTCAAGGGCGAGAACATCCCGGAGCCGGGCATCCCGGAGTCGTTCAAGGTGCTGCTCAAGGAGCTGCAGTCGCTGTGCCTCAATGTTGAGGTGCTCTCCAGCGACGGTGTGGCCCTGGAGATGCGCGAGACCGACGACGAGGTGTTCCGGGCCGCTGAGGAGCTGGGCATCGACCTGTCCCGGCGCGAGCCGAGCTCGGTCGAAGAGGTCTGA